The following are encoded together in the Acidobacteriota bacterium genome:
- a CDS encoding NYN domain-containing protein, with amino-acid sequence MVRERRRPRRGYFFPPHVPPEPATKRVVSFFDGQNLFWHAKAAFGHQHPNYDPNLLSEAVCRRNGWRSHGVRFYTGVPSADRDPRWHAYWQRRLLSMRRAGIHVTSRPIRYRTKEVRLADGTRQQIDATQEKGIDLRLGLDVVRLARQGQFDVAVIFSQDQDLRRSRPKSETSPSP; translated from the coding sequence ATTGTCAGGGAACGGAGAAGGCCCCGACGGGGTTATTTTTTTCCTCCGCACGTGCCGCCAGAACCTGCCACGAAACGTGTCGTATCATTCTTCGACGGCCAAAACCTATTTTGGCACGCCAAGGCTGCGTTCGGGCATCAGCATCCGAACTACGATCCGAACCTGCTCAGTGAGGCCGTGTGTCGTAGGAATGGCTGGCGAAGTCACGGCGTGCGGTTCTATACGGGTGTCCCTTCGGCCGATAGAGATCCACGCTGGCACGCGTACTGGCAGCGTCGGCTTCTGAGCATGCGGCGGGCAGGTATCCATGTGACGTCTCGTCCCATTCGTTACCGCACGAAGGAAGTCCGCTTGGCGGACGGCACGCGTCAACAAATCGATGCGACGCAAGAGAAGGGTATCGATCTTCGACTGGGACTGGATGTGGTTCGCCTTGCTCGCCAAGGCCAATTTGACGTGGCGGTGATCTTCAGCCAAGACCAGGACTTGCGGAGGTCGCGACCGAAATCCGAGACATCTCCCTCGCCGTGA
- a CDS encoding carboxylate-amine ligase: protein MSEPDLAITLGVEEEFFLVDPETRDLVSDPDPDIFAACERQRGPHKVVHEALRSQIETSTKVCGSVAEAREALRETRRLVVESAAKHGVAVMAASSHPFAEWQSQLITPRERYERFAVTFQESVRRLIVGGMHVHAGFGDADSRIRVMTATRRYLPLAHALSTSSPFHAGRETGFKSCRLSIMGALPRTSMPGPLLSRADYERIVAAYRRMEFIESGSELWWDVRPSQDYPTVEMRICDTCPRLDDAVSLVALYASLVRRLLQLDRRGLLPPDPPTEIIAENRWLAQRYGVLAFLGNVWGSGGRVDIQDYAARLVEELADDARDLGCEDELQHVLTIIHDGSSADRQLDHFRLRRLEGDSHEEALRAVVDLLIAETREGIEVDA, encoded by the coding sequence ATGAGCGAACCCGATCTCGCCATCACCCTCGGCGTCGAGGAGGAGTTCTTCCTCGTCGACCCGGAAACACGTGACCTGGTGTCCGATCCCGACCCGGACATCTTCGCGGCGTGCGAGCGGCAGCGCGGGCCGCACAAGGTCGTGCACGAGGCGCTCCGGTCGCAGATCGAGACCAGCACGAAGGTCTGCGGATCGGTGGCGGAGGCGCGCGAGGCGCTGCGGGAGACCCGGCGGCTGGTCGTCGAGTCGGCCGCGAAGCACGGGGTGGCGGTGATGGCCGCGTCGAGCCATCCGTTCGCCGAGTGGCAGTCGCAGCTCATCACGCCCCGCGAGCGGTACGAGCGCTTCGCCGTCACGTTCCAGGAGAGCGTGCGGCGGCTGATCGTCGGCGGCATGCACGTCCACGCCGGTTTCGGTGACGCCGATTCGCGCATCCGGGTGATGACCGCGACCCGGCGTTACCTGCCGCTGGCGCACGCGCTGTCGACCTCGTCGCCCTTCCACGCGGGCCGCGAGACCGGGTTCAAGTCCTGCCGGTTGAGCATCATGGGTGCGCTGCCGCGAACGAGCATGCCCGGTCCGTTGCTGTCGCGGGCGGACTACGAACGCATCGTGGCGGCTTACCGGCGGATGGAGTTCATCGAGAGCGGCAGCGAACTCTGGTGGGACGTCCGGCCCTCTCAGGACTATCCGACGGTGGAGATGCGAATCTGCGACACCTGCCCGCGTCTGGACGATGCGGTGAGCCTCGTCGCGCTCTACGCGTCACTGGTCCGCCGGCTGCTGCAACTGGACCGCCGTGGTCTGCTGCCGCCCGATCCGCCCACGGAGATCATCGCCGAGAATCGCTGGCTGGCCCAGCGTTACGGCGTGCTCGCTTTCCTCGGCAACGTCTGGGGTAGCGGCGGACGCGTGGACATCCAGGACTACGCTGCCCGGCTCGTCGAGGAACTGGCCGACGACGCCCGCGACCTCGGTTGCGAGGACGAGTTGCAGCACGTGCTCACGATCATCCACGACGGCAGCAGCGCCGACCGGCAGCTCGACCACTTCCGTCTCCGCCGGCTGGAGGGCGATTCGCACGAAGAGGCGTTGCGTGCCGTGGTCGACCTGTTGATCGCCGAGACGCGGGAGGGCATCGAAGTCGATGCGTGA